The Dehalococcoidia bacterium genomic interval GCTTCGAGGATGGCTTCGCGCGTGTTGGCTTCTGCGGTGGTCGCGCCGCGGATACCCCGGCATGCCATGAGGTGCGTCGTCTCCCCTTCTCGGCCGCTGCGGGCCTTTTCTCTTATCGTCCGGGCGGACGATTGTCCTTCGCGGAAGGACGCCTAGCGGGGGAGCCCAAAGACTCCGGTCGAAAGCCCCGGCTCGGGGCAACCGCCGGCTCTCCCCGCCTCAGGCGGGGCATAACCAGCGGCCGCGGCCCTGAGGTCAAGGGCTACGACGACCGGACAGCACCTCCACGTACTCACGTACAGCTCTCGCTCGATCCTTACTCTCGGTCCTGGCAAGAAGGTCGATAAAGGCGCTGCCAATGACAACGCCGTCGACCACGCCAGTGAGCGCCTCGATGTGCTCGCGGCGCGATATGCCGAATCCTACCGCAAGGGGGAGGGTGGTGCAACGCCGCACACGGGCGATGAATTCCGCCAGGTCTGGCGGCAAATGCTCGCGCGCGCCCGTGATGCCGGTCACGCTCACGCAGTACACCCACCCCGAGGCCCTCGAGGCGATGAGCCGCAGCCTTTCATCGGTAGTCGTCGGCGCGACCAGGAAGATGAGGTCCAGGGCCCGCGCGGAGAGGGCAGCCTGCGCCTCCTCCGCTTCCTCTGGCGGCAGGTCCACCAGGATCACGCCGTCGGCGCCGGCCTCTGCGGTGGCGTCCGCGAACCGTCGCAGGCCCATGGCAAGCACCGGGTTCAGGTAGGTCATCACCACCACGGGGACCGAGGGATGCCGCTGACGCATCTCTCGCACGAAGTCGAGGCAGCTTGCCGGTGTCGTGCCGTTCTCCAGCGCCTGGAACACGGCGCCCTGGATCGTCGCCCCGTCTGCCAACGGGTCGCTGAACGGGATCTCCACTTCGATGATGTCGGCGCCGCCTTCGACCTGGGCGTCGAAAGCGCGTCGCGAGTCCTGGAGGTTCGGGAACCCCGGGATCACGAAGGAGATGAGGGCCGGGCGCCCCTCCTTCGCTGCTCGCAGGAAGGCCTGCTCCAGACGCCTTGCCATCACGCTTCCGTCGCGACCAGCGCGGAGAAGGCGACGAAGTTGAAGAGGAAGTGACAGAGGATCGTGGTGTAAAGCGAGTCCGTGCGCCGGTAGAGATAGGCGAACCACATGCCGATCGCCGCAAAGGGGACGATGAAGCCGACGTCCATGTGCGACAGGCCGAAGAGCAAGCCGCTCCCGAGCGCCCCGGGAATGAACCCGAAGCTCTTGGCGAGGGCCGGAAACACGAAGCCTCGGAAGAAGAGCTCCTCGAAAAGCGGCGCTCCGACCATCACAGACGCGCCGAGCGCGATGATCACAATCCAGTGAGAGAAGAGCTCGCTCGGAATCTGCTCCTCCGGCGGCTCCAGCGATTCCGCGCCAGCAGCGGTCACCAGCCAGACGTAGCCCATGAGGATGAGCAGGGCGAAGAGCCATGCGCCCAGCACCAGCCCCAGCCAACTCAGGCGAAAGCTGCGCCGGCCATCGGGCGTCAGCGGCGCCCTGAACCCTAAGTCTCGCAGACGCACGCCCTTTGGCTTGAGGAGCAACCGGTATACCACTGCTGCAGCTATCACCTCAAACACGAGCGTGCTGAGGGCGGTTGCGGTCCGGCCCGCGATCGAGTCCTTGCCGAAAATGGCCCACGCCGGCGCCACGATGCTCGCCAGCGAGAGCACGATTGCTCCAGCCAGGACGGCGATGGCGATTAGCACGTCAACGAGGCCCCAGGGGAGCCCCCTGGCGCGCTCGGTGAACGCCTGCTCCGGGTGTGCGATGACGCTCAAGCCTGCCCCGCTAGCTTGTCCGCCCAGAGGGCCCGTGATACCATCGGCCCGTCCTGAAGGAATGCCGAAGAGCGGAGGGGAAGCGGCCCCTCCGTTCTCACTCTAAGGCAACCAGGCTCATGCAGGAAGCGTCGGGCGGCCGGCTTGGAGGCGGGGCGCCCGGCAGCCTCGTCTGCTCGCGGGGGTGGGGTTCCTGATGCAGAAGAGGGAGCGAGTCCGCGCTGCCCTGGCGGGCCAGCCCGTCGACCACGTGCCGATGAGCTTCTGGGGCCACGACTACTTGCGCGAGTGGTCGCCGCGCGGCCTCGCAGACGCCATGCTCGAGCCCTTCTTCCGCTACGACTGGGACTACATGAAGGTGAACCCCCGCGCCACCTATTACGCCGAGGCCTGGGGCGCGCGGTACAAGCCCTCCAACGACTCGACGCGCGGCCCAGAGCTGATCCAGCGCCCGCTGAACTCCGCCGCGGACCTGGCCCGGGTGGTGCGAGTCAGCGGCGTAGACGGCCCCTTCGCCGAGCAACTGGAGGCCCTCATGCTGATCCGCGGGGAGATCGGTGGCGCTGACTTCATCCAGACGGTTTTCTCTCCCCTCTCGGTGCTCGGCTATCTCGCCGGCCGCGACCTTGAGATGGTACGAGGGTGGATGAAGTCGGACCGCGAAGCCGTGCACCATGCGCTTTCTAATCTGACGGAGACGCTCTCGGATTACGGACGCGAATGCCTGCACGCCGGCGCCTCCGGCATCTTTTTCGCGACCACCGATTGGGCGACCACCGACAACCTGTCGCGCGAGCTCTACGCCGAGTTCGGCCGCCCCTACGACCTCGAAGTCCTCAGCGCTGTGGAGATGGCGGAGTTCAACGTGCTCCACGTCTGCCGGGCGCATAACATGATTGAGGACATGCTCGACTACCCCGTGCGCGCGTTCCACTGGGCAGACCGCGAACCGGGCAACCCGTCGCTGGTGGAGTTGGCGGGGCGCGTGGAGCAGGCGGTTATGGGCGGCGTGTCGCAGCAGACGATCGCCGAGGGCTCCATTCAGGAGGTCGAGCGGGAGGTGCGCGAGGCCGTCGAAGCCATGGGCGGCAGGCGCGTGCTCATCGCTCCCGGCTGCTCTATCTCTCCTCGGACGCCGCCGCAAAACCTCGAAGCCGCGGCGCGCGCGAGGTTTCTGTGAGCGCCTTCGCGCGGGAGGAGCTCAGGCGCGCTGCCCCCGGCCGGCCTTGCGCCGTGACCGTTGGCGTCTTCGATGGCGTGCACCGCGGCCACGTCTATCTGTTCTCTCATCTCCTGCGGCGCGCCCGCGCCCTGGATCTCGCCGCTGGCGCCGTGACGCTCTATCCGGACCCCGTCCGGGTGCTGCATCCCAACCGGCCCTTCTACTACCTCACGAGCCTGGAAGAGCGCATCGAGCTCCTCCGCGCCACGGGGATCGACTTCGTGGCGCCGCTGACATTCACCTCGGAGCTGGCAGAGCTGGAGCCCGCGGACTTCGTCGCCATCCTCTACCAGGAGCTGGGCATGCGCATGCTCCTCATGGGGCCGGACAATGCTTTTGGACGCCACCGCGAGGGCTCGCCCGAGGTCATTCGCGAGATTGGCGAGGAGATGGGCTTCAGAGTCGAGGTGCTGCCGGAGCCGCTGGTCGCCAGCGAGCGACCCGTGCACTCGACCGCGATCCGCGAGGCCCTCGCCGAAGGCAACCTGCGCCTCGTGGAGGAGCTGCTCGGCCGGCCCTACTCCATCCGCGGACCCGTAATGCGTGGCGATCAGCTGGGACGAAAACTCGGCTTCCCCACGGCGAACATCGGAGTGACACCGGACCGCGCCCTGCCCAAGTACGGCGTCTACGCTACCTGGGCCTACCTCGGCGAGTCTCGCTACGCCTCGGCAACAGACATCGGCATGCGGCCTCACTTCGGGGGCGACTACGTCAGCGTCGAGACGTATATCATGGACTTCGATGCCGACATCTACGGCCAGATGTTGAAGATCGAGCTCGTGGAGCGCATAAGCGCCGAGGAGAAATTCGAGACTCTGGACCAGCTGAAGGCGAAGATTGCCGCGGACGTGGCAAAGGCGCGGGAGATACTGAAGGCGTGATCTGGCACTATCCGGGCCGGGACCAGACGCTGACTTGAGAGCGGGAGCTTGCGCACTGGCTAGCCTGTAGGGGCGCAGCGGTGCTGCGCCCCTACGTCGTAATAGTCACCCGGCGTTGTCCGGTGAGCCACTGAAGGGCCCTCAAGATGACGACTAACCTCTCCGTCGACGAGCAGATGCGCATCCTCATGCGGGGTGTCGAGTACGGCGACCCGCACATCCACCGCACGATGGAGCAGGAACTGCGCGAGCGCCTGGCCGAAGGACGCCCTCTCCGCGTGTACTGCGGCTTCGACCCCACCTCGACGGACCTGACTATCGGCAACCTGGTGCCGATGCTCAAGATGCGCCAGTTCCAGCGGCTGGGCCACGAAGTCACCTTCCTCTTCGGCACCATGACCGGCATCGTCGGCGACCCCAGCGACAAGACCGCGACCCGCCAGATGCTGACAATGGAGCAGGTGGAGGCCAACGCGCGCGAGTGGCTGCGCCAGGTCTACCGCGTGCTCGACAGGGAGCGCACCATCATTCGCCGCAACGCCGACTGGCTGGCGAAGCTCACCCTCCCCGACGTGATCGAACTTGGGTCGCACTTCACGGTGGCCCAGTTCCTGGAGCGCGAGACATTCGCGAAGCGCATGCAGGAGCACAAGCCGATCTACGTGCACGAGTTCCTCTACGCTCTCATGCAGGCTCGGGACGCCGTCGAGCTCGAGACGGACGTCCAGATCGGCGGCGTCGACCAGCTGTTCAACATCATGGCCGGCCGCATCCTCCAGCGCGACCTCGGTCAGCGGCCGCTCGTCGCCATTTGCACGCCCCTCCTCGTCGGCACCGACGGTCACCTCAAGATGTCGAAGTCGACCGGGAACTACATCGGCATGGACGACCCTCCCGACGACATGTACGGCAAGGTGATGTCCATCCCCGACTCGCTGGTGCTGGACTACTTCACGCTCTTGACAGAGGTGCCGGGTGACGAACTGGGCCGCATCGGCGAGGACCTGCAGGCCGGCGGCGCCCGGGCGATGGAGGCCAAGAAGCGCCTGGGGCGGGAGATCGTTGGCCTGCTCTACGGCGCCGACGCCGCGCGCCAGGCGCAGGAGGAGTTCGAGCGCGTCTTCCAGCGCCGCGAAAGGCCCGAGGACAGCGCCATTGACCTCGCCGTCGACCTCGACAGCGACGGCTCTACGCAGGCAGATGTCACCCTTCTCCTGAGCCAGGCCGGCGTGGTGCCCAGCCGCGGCGAGGCGCGCCGCCTGCTATCGCAGGGCGCCATCTCGCTCGACGGCGCTACCCTGAGCGAGGCGAAGGTCCGGCTCAGGGAGGGCGCCCTGCTCCGCGTCGGGCGTCATCGCTTCCTGCGCATCGTGCGTAAATCCTGACCCCTCTGCGAGCGCCGAGGGCCTGTATCGAGCAGCAGGCCCCAGGCGCGTGCCAGCCGGACGCAGCAGTCGTCCGCGCTCGCTCCGAGCGCTCGGTGCACTTAACTGGAGGGGCCGCTACCCTCTGACGGGAGGCCAGAAATGCCTGACATCAGCGTCGAGGAAGCCGTCGATCAGACCTGCCGCGCGCTCATGGCGGGCGACGTCATGAAGGTCATGTCCGACTTCACGCCGGAAGCGCTCGCGGCGGTGATGGCCTCGGCCGCGGGCATCACGGCCGTGCCGTCACTAATTGGCTACGAGGTGCGCACGCACGACGTCAACGGCGATGACCACGACTTCACGATCTCCTTCCGGACGAGCGAGGGCGAGGTCACCGCAAAGGCAACCTGGCGCGAGGTCGAAGGCGCCTGGAAGATCGCGGCCCTGACCGTGGCCGGACTGTAAGGGACAGGACGGGGAGCAGAGAGAACGAGGGCCAGGAAAGCGTTCTCGAGCGGGCCCTCGTTCCTGTACGTTTGCTACTCCGCCACGGTTACCGGCGGCTCCTCGGGCTCCTCTTCCATGGTCATCATCGTCCAGCCCACCCAGAAGCCGAGCGCCGTCAACGCCGTCATCGCCACGGTGACGGGCAGCGCCAGCGCGAGATAGCTCTTTCGCAGGACGCCGTAGACGAAGAGCAGCATCTGGAGGCAGGCCAGCGCCACCACTATGCGGCCGGTGATCTGGGCGCGGCCCTGGCCGGTCATCGGGCCTTGTTCGCCTCCATCTGCCGCCGCAAGTCCGGCGGCAGCAGGTTGGGGATCGTATCTTCGATGGGGTAAGTCTCGTTGCAGTTCGCGCAGTGCAGCGAGCCGGTGACGATCTCGTCGCCCTCTTCCTTCTCGATGTTCAGGGTCAAGGGGCCCTTGCACACCGGGCAGGCGAGGATCTCCATCATGTCTTTGCGCATCGTTGGTCCTGAGCTGGCGGAAGCTGGAAAGCGGGCCGCCGGATCCGAGCGCGACCCCTGCGAATTCTAGGTATGGCCCCGAAGGAGTGTCAAACAGGTTGTGTGCGGGGACCAGGACATCCTATACACCCGGGAGGGGCGGGGAACGGCTACCAGGTTTACGTTGCTTCTGTCCTTAGGCTCTCGGGTTGGGGGGCCGAAGGCCCTAGTCTTAAGGAGTTGGCGGGGTGGCGTCCCTATGTGCCAGAGCAGCTGGAGCCGCGCCCGTGGTTATCGACTACAAGCTCTGCGAGCCATCAGCCCGGAGACGGCGCGTGAGGCCGTCCTCGAATATCTAAGGTCAGCGAACGCAACGGCATGCGCGGCTACCGCGGCGGCCGCCGCCCGGCAGACCAGCGGCGAGCTGCGTATACGCCTGGCCCGCGCTAGGCAGCGGCCGCTTCGTTCCGGCGGCGCAGGCGGCGCAGGGCGGCCCGGGCGGCGTTGCCGTAAAGGGCCGCGTCCTGTGGCTGGGGGAGCAGGGCGGGCAGGATGGGTCGGCCGGAGAGCGCGCGATAGGCCAGGGCGCTAAGGGCCAGGGTCAGGAAGTAGCCGAGTGTGGTGCCCAGGGCAGCGCCTGGCACGCCGAAGAGGTGGATCAGGACGATGTCGGTCGGGATCGTAGCGAGCAGTGTCGCCAGGGCGATCCAGGCGTTGATGATCGGGCGCCCCCGGCTGAAGACGTAGGAGCCGAGTATCTTGGCCCCGGCGATGGCCACCGTGCCCGGTAGAAGCAGGAGGTAAGGCAGCACCGATTCGCGGTACGCCTCGCCGAAGACGACTGGTATCCAGAGCCAGGCAATCAGCGCCGCTCCGGCGGCTCCGACCCCGGTCACGAGCATGGTGTTGCGGCAGACGACAGGCGTGGCGTCCGCCGCGCGGGCGTCATCCGCGGGCGTGATGCTCGTCAGCAGCACGATCGCGACGGAGTTGGCGATGATCCACAGCCCCTCCGTCTGCGAGCTGGCGACGGTATAGAGGCCGACACCGCCGGTGTTCACGAACACCAGGATCAGGAACACGTCCAGGCGGTAATTCAGGAGCTGGATCAGGTTGGTGATCTGGCCCTGTCCGCCGAATTTGACCGCCTTTACGAGCAGCGACAGGGACGCCAGCCGGCGCGGCCAGGAACGAGGCCCGAGCAGGGCGTAGGCCAGCAACAGCGGCGGCAGGTAGGCCAGGCTCCAGGCCCAGACGGCGCTGGACACGGTGAGGCCGGAGGCAAGCTCGACGGCGCCCAGGCAGGAGAGCATCGACAGCGGCAGGGCAAGCTCGAGGACGTTCATCGCCGTGAAGCGGCCACCGGCCCGCAGCAGGCCCTCGGCAAGCCTGAGCTGGATTACGGCGGGAATCGTGGGGATGACCAGAGCGTACGGGATGTCTCTGCCTTCGACCTGGCCGTCGAAGAAGAGGGCTGTGACGCCTACTCCCACGGCGCTGACGCCGGCGGCGAAGAGTGAGATGCTGAACCCCGCCTCGGTCGCCTGTCGGAGGCTGAACTCGTTGCGGGCCACGTAGTAGAACCCCGCCGCGCTCACGCCCAGGTTCAGGAATGCGAATCCCAGGCTCACCGCTGCCTGGTACAGCGCTGCCGTGCCGCGGCCTTCCGGGCCCAGGGCGCGGGCGAGCAGGATTGCCACGAAGAAGCCGAGGGTGTTGCTCGCCAGCGCCGCCACGAAGACCAGGTTGATGTGCAGGAGGAAGCGCCCGGCAAGCGGGTGCTCCGGCTCGGGCTCGGGCAGGCCGGTGACGGGAGGCAGCGCTGTCGTCGTGCTGTCGCGGACTGGTCCGAGGGACATGCGGCTCCCGGAGGCAATAGTCAGCCCAGATTATCGTTCCGGCGGG includes:
- the trpA gene encoding tryptophan synthase subunit alpha, which encodes MARRLEQAFLRAAKEGRPALISFVIPGFPNLQDSRRAFDAQVEGGADIIEVEIPFSDPLADGATIQGAVFQALENGTTPASCLDFVREMRQRHPSVPVVVMTYLNPVLAMGLRRFADATAEAGADGVILVDLPPEEAEEAQAALSARALDLIFLVAPTTTDERLRLIASRASGWVYCVSVTGITGAREHLPPDLAEFIARVRRCTTLPLAVGFGISRREHIEALTGVVDGVVIGSAFIDLLARTESKDRARAVREYVEVLSGRRSP
- a CDS encoding CPBP family intramembrane glutamic endopeptidase is translated as MSVIAHPEQAFTERARGLPWGLVDVLIAIAVLAGAIVLSLASIVAPAWAIFGKDSIAGRTATALSTLVFEVIAAAVVYRLLLKPKGVRLRDLGFRAPLTPDGRRSFRLSWLGLVLGAWLFALLILMGYVWLVTAAGAESLEPPEEQIPSELFSHWIVIIALGASVMVGAPLFEELFFRGFVFPALAKSFGFIPGALGSGLLFGLSHMDVGFIVPFAAIGMWFAYLYRRTDSLYTTILCHFLFNFVAFSALVATEA
- a CDS encoding uroporphyrinogen decarboxylase family protein produces the protein MQKRERVRAALAGQPVDHVPMSFWGHDYLREWSPRGLADAMLEPFFRYDWDYMKVNPRATYYAEAWGARYKPSNDSTRGPELIQRPLNSAADLARVVRVSGVDGPFAEQLEALMLIRGEIGGADFIQTVFSPLSVLGYLAGRDLEMVRGWMKSDREAVHHALSNLTETLSDYGRECLHAGASGIFFATTDWATTDNLSRELYAEFGRPYDLEVLSAVEMAEFNVLHVCRAHNMIEDMLDYPVRAFHWADREPGNPSLVELAGRVEQAVMGGVSQQTIAEGSIQEVEREVREAVEAMGGRRVLIAPGCSISPRTPPQNLEAAARARFL
- the ribF gene encoding riboflavin biosynthesis protein RibF gives rise to the protein MTVGVFDGVHRGHVYLFSHLLRRARALDLAAGAVTLYPDPVRVLHPNRPFYYLTSLEERIELLRATGIDFVAPLTFTSELAELEPADFVAILYQELGMRMLLMGPDNAFGRHREGSPEVIREIGEEMGFRVEVLPEPLVASERPVHSTAIREALAEGNLRLVEELLGRPYSIRGPVMRGDQLGRKLGFPTANIGVTPDRALPKYGVYATWAYLGESRYASATDIGMRPHFGGDYVSVETYIMDFDADIYGQMLKIELVERISAEEKFETLDQLKAKIAADVAKAREILKA
- the tyrS gene encoding tyrosine--tRNA ligase, with translation MTTNLSVDEQMRILMRGVEYGDPHIHRTMEQELRERLAEGRPLRVYCGFDPTSTDLTIGNLVPMLKMRQFQRLGHEVTFLFGTMTGIVGDPSDKTATRQMLTMEQVEANAREWLRQVYRVLDRERTIIRRNADWLAKLTLPDVIELGSHFTVAQFLERETFAKRMQEHKPIYVHEFLYALMQARDAVELETDVQIGGVDQLFNIMAGRILQRDLGQRPLVAICTPLLVGTDGHLKMSKSTGNYIGMDDPPDDMYGKVMSIPDSLVLDYFTLLTEVPGDELGRIGEDLQAGGARAMEAKKRLGREIVGLLYGADAARQAQEEFERVFQRRERPEDSAIDLAVDLDSDGSTQADVTLLLSQAGVVPSRGEARRLLSQGAISLDGATLSEAKVRLREGALLRVGRHRFLRIVRKS
- a CDS encoding methytransferase partner Trm112, which encodes MRKDMMEILACPVCKGPLTLNIEKEEGDEIVTGSLHCANCNETYPIEDTIPNLLPPDLRRQMEANKAR
- a CDS encoding oligosaccharide flippase family protein, with amino-acid sequence MSLGPVRDSTTTALPPVTGLPEPEPEHPLAGRFLLHINLVFVAALASNTLGFFVAILLARALGPEGRGTAALYQAAVSLGFAFLNLGVSAAGFYYVARNEFSLRQATEAGFSISLFAAGVSAVGVGVTALFFDGQVEGRDIPYALVIPTIPAVIQLRLAEGLLRAGGRFTAMNVLELALPLSMLSCLGAVELASGLTVSSAVWAWSLAYLPPLLLAYALLGPRSWPRRLASLSLLVKAVKFGGQGQITNLIQLLNYRLDVFLILVFVNTGGVGLYTVASSQTEGLWIIANSVAIVLLTSITPADDARAADATPVVCRNTMLVTGVGAAGAALIAWLWIPVVFGEAYRESVLPYLLLLPGTVAIAGAKILGSYVFSRGRPIINAWIALATLLATIPTDIVLIHLFGVPGAALGTTLGYFLTLALSALAYRALSGRPILPALLPQPQDAALYGNAARAALRRLRRRNEAAAA